A single genomic interval of Panthera uncia isolate 11264 chromosome A1 unlocalized genomic scaffold, Puncia_PCG_1.0 HiC_scaffold_17, whole genome shotgun sequence harbors:
- the CPLX2 gene encoding complexin-2: MGKMLGGEEEKDPDAQKKEEERQEALRQQEEERKAKHARMEAEREKVRQQIRDKYGLKKKEEKEAEEKAALEQPCEGSLTRPKKAIPAGCGDEEEEEEESILDTVLKYLPGPLQDMFKK; encoded by the exons ATGGGGAAGAtgctggggggagaggaggagaaggacccAGACGcgcagaagaaggaggaggagcgaCAGGAGGCGCTGCGGCAGCAGGAGGAAGAGCGTAAAGCCAAGCATGCGCGCATGGAGGCTGAGCGTGAGAAGGTCCGGCAGCAGATCCGAGACAAG TACGGgctgaagaagaaggaagagaaggaggcagaggagaaggcaGCCCTGGAGCAGCCCTGCGAGGGAAGCCTGACCCGGCCCAAGAAGGCTATCCCTGCAGGCTGcggggatgaggaggaggaagaggaggagagcaTCCTGGACACGGTGCTCAAATACCTCCCCGGGCCACTGCAGGACATGTTCAAGAAGTAA